The following are encoded together in the Acidobacteriota bacterium genome:
- a CDS encoding type II toxin-antitoxin system PemK/MazF family toxin, protein MKRSEVWWVNFEPSVGGEIQKQRPAVIVSNDASNKYLNRLQVVPLTSNVENLYPSEALIVLNGQSRKAMADQLTTVSKTRLSKLEGKLSSQDMAKIIQAIKTQLAIS, encoded by the coding sequence ATGAAGCGCAGTGAGGTTTGGTGGGTAAATTTTGAGCCGTCAGTTGGTGGAGAAATCCAAAAACAAAGACCGGCTGTGATTGTCAGCAATGATGCGTCCAATAAATATCTCAATCGGCTTCAGGTTGTACCGTTAACTTCTAACGTTGAAAACCTCTATCCGAGCGAAGCCCTGATCGTCCTGAATGGACAATCTCGAAAAGCAATGGCCGACCAGTTGACAACGGTGAGTAAGACCCGGCTGAGTAAACTGGAAGGGAAGCTTTCCAGCCAGGACATGGCCAAAATAATCCAGGCCATCAAGACACAACTGGCCATTTCGTAA